The segment CGAAGAAGGCGGAGGTGATGTTCTTCATCGTCTATTTCTTCTGAATGACCTTAAAGGTGGCGCCCGAAGTGATCGGGCCGCTCGCGGTGCCGGGATTGTGGCTGCCCGGCATGACCAGGCATTTGCAGGCCGGCAGCAGAAGCGTCACGCCGAGACCGGCGGCAAAACCCGCCGGCAGATGCGGGAAGACGCCGAAGACGGGCGTAGTCCCCTGCCCGTCGGCGCTTCCCGTTTCCGAGACTTCGAGAAAGGCATAGCGGCCGCCATAGCCGACCTGCATTTTGTCGCCGACGGTCAGCCGATATCCCGCCGGCAGGCCCTTGAGGCTGAGCGAAGCATTGTCGCCCCCGAGCGCCGCAATGCTGACGCTCGCGGCCCCGAGCTTCGTCCCGTCCGGATCGGCCTGCGGATATTTCGACAGCGGATCATAAAGAAAAAGCGCCTCCTGGGCGCCGTGTAGCTTGCGAATGCGGGCGGCGATCTGTTTCGCCTCCGCATTGTACATGTCGGCCAGCGTCACCGTGCCGATCCAGAGCGGCGGCGCCAGTTCCGCCTGCCAGACCCGGCCATCGCCGGAGCCGGAAAGCTCGTCATTGCGCTGAATATCCCAGACGATACCGGAGATTTTCAGAAGATCGGCAAAGGCCGGCAGGCTGTAGGGATAGGAAACGGCCATCAGCGCCTCCGGGGATTGCGGTTGATCTGCGCGACGCGATCGGGAAGCTGCTGATTGAAATCATTCAGCCCCTGCCGCGTCGAACTCTGCGCTTCCGATTGCGCGACATTCTTCACATAGGCCTTCAGGTTGCCGTCCTCATCGACGGAAACGCCGACCGTGACATGCACGCCGGAAGCGGAGCCGGAGGCATCGTTCTGATTGTCGGCCCTGAGGCGACGGACGGGAATGGAAGCATCCGGCTGCGCCCGCAGCAACTGCGGCTCGCCCTCGCCGACCACACCGCCATCGGCATAGCCGCGCCGGCCAAGCCGCATGGCCTCGACGACGCCGACGCCGCCCGCCCGGGCGATATCCTTCTGGCTCCAGACGACCTCGCCGGCATGAACGATGCCGGCCGGCTCATGCTTGCCGCCGGGGCCGGTATAGCCGCCATCGGCCCAAAGGCCGGGAATACCACTCGCGACGGCTGCCGCCGCCTGCGGCGATCGCGCCAGAATGCCGAGATCCAGCCCGCCGCCTCCGAAGAGTCCGCTAAAGATACCACCGCCACCGAACAGTCCGCCGCCCGCGGCGGCACTGTTGACCTGGAACAGGCTGTTGAGCACATCGTTCAGCAACCGGTCGGAAATCTTGGTGAGCACGGAAATCGCGGCCTTCCCCATAGACTTCCAGAGCCCCTCTCCATTGCGCAAGCCGCTGACCAGCGTCGTGGCGAAATCGCCGGCAAGCTCGCGGGCATATTTCAGCTGTTCATTGTAGCGAATGATATTGGCCGAGGCCGAGTTCATATCGACCGGCAGGCCATATTGCTTCTGTGTCGAGGCGACCGTTTGATCGATGGTCGAGCGGCCCATCTGTTCCTGCTGGAACTGGATATCGCCCGAAAGTTTCTGCAGCGCCTGCGCGTCGGCAACGCGCCGATAGGCATCGGCCTGATCGTTGGCCGCCTTGGTCAATTGCGGCATCTGCGCCAGCTGCGCTGCACCGCTTTTCTGAAGATCATCCTGGCTTTGCTTCAGCGTGACAACCTTCGACTTCACATTGTCCGTCGCGGCAGCGGACTGAGCGGAAGCCTGTGTGCCAAGTTTCGTCTGTTCGGTGTAAGTTTGACAGGACTTCGTGAGGCCATCCACTGCGTCTTTCTGATCCCGTATAACCTTATTCGAACCAGCGTCCACGAGAGACTTTGCCTTGCTGTCGCCAACTGGCACAACAGCTGCTGCAGTAGACCAATTCTGAAGGTCGCTCTGCGTTCTCGCCGCTTTATTTTCAATAGCAATCTGCGGGGTGGTCACTACTTTGCCCGCCGCTTGCGCAGTCTCAGGCAAGCCAGAAAGACGCCTCTTATACGCGTCTTGAGCTTGCTCTTGGTATCTTTTTATTAAACTGACAGAATTTATTAGAGGTCTGCTGGCTTCGTCTAACGACGCCGCTAGCCGACCAAGTTCATCGTCACCGTTTTCAGCGTATGCTTTCTTGGAGAGCTCTACGATCTTTTGAATATCGTCAACCGTCAATCTACGGGTATTGGCCCTGTCCTGGAAATCTTCGTAGGCGACCCCGAAATCATGTAATTTCGACTCAGGATATACGGAAGCCCTATTAAGCTTCCATGCCATGCTCTCATTATCAGAACTGACATTATGTACGGTGTCGGCAATCGCCGCCCAGTTCGTAGTCAACACGCCAGTTACTTTGGTAACAAGATCACTAATGTCCTTCGCCTGTTTGATTTGGTCCGCGTATTCCTTTGCAGCTGGGATTTCATCACCGAAACGGTCTGCTAGATATCGGGCATCCGCATCTTGAGCATCCAGGCTTTCTCCTGCCCTTTCTCTGATTGCCGAAGGACGGATATAATTCGCTCCATTTCCTACTGCCGCTGCCGCCTCACCCCCGAGACCCTTAATTCGCCCTCCTCCTTGTATAAGCAGAAAAGCGGCCACGCCGAGACCAACATCCTTCCAATCAATCGGCGGCGGTTCGCTGAACTTAAAACCCGGCTGAGCAATGGCATTCACAGCCCAACTTTGCGTTAATGTGCTAGGGCCTTGGTTGTTGGATGTCGTGCCACCATTTTGTGTTTTATCGTCAACTGATTGAACAGATGGCGTACTTGCGCCGGTGTCAGCATTTACTGCGACTAAAAAGCTTTTTGCTTTACCCGCGTTACCTGCGACGGCGCCATAGCTGTCCACGAGATTCAACGCTTGCGCATTTGCTTTTCCGATAGCACCACTTGCGAGACTCGCGCGCGCACTTACGACATCAAATGCTCGGGAAGTCGCGCCAGCCGCCTTTTGTGTCCGGGTCGCTGCCGAGCTAAAATCATCCAAGCTCGCGGTAGCAGCATCGACGCCAGCGGTAGAAATCTGAATTCCCAATTTTGTAATATCTTGCACCGATACTCCTTTCGAGAACCTGATGTGAGATGCTGCGTTTCTGTCAAAGGAAACGACGCAGCGATTGCTTTCGTTGCTTAATCAGTTGCTATCCAAGAGAGCCAAGTGGACGTTTCCAATCGATTGGGTGCCCAGCTCCACTTGTGCGCGCAATATCTTTCCCCTAAGACTGTTTCAACAACCTTTGGGGGCAACATGCGTCGATTAATTTTCGCGACTTTCATGTGCACGATTAGCAGCATTGCTGTCGCTGGCGACGACCAAAAACTCGAAGAACTAACGACCGCGTTTATTAATGCCAGTTACGCCAGCCTGAGTGCCGCCTATTTCTGCCGGGATGGCATCGGCGTTGATTCATATCTAAAGGTGCGCAAGGCAGTTGAAGCGGGATTGGTCAATATAACCGGAAACGCCGACGTTGCGCGCAAGATTATGGATGAATGGGAAAAAAAGATGGCGCGCGATCCACTTTACAAGAATCCCAAGGTCACAGTTGATAAGTGCAGTGATTTACTGATGGAGCGATATCACAAACTGGATGCGGCTTTCGACGCTATTGCAAATAGACAAAATACACACTGACACTTTGATGAACGCCTGAAAGTACAATAGTTATGCGGTTCTCAAGCTCGCAGAACTTGCAACATCTGTCACTGGCATACCTTTTCAAAACATGCGAAATACAACCCTGCGCTTTGAATGGGGGATTTCGTGATTAGATTGTGGAGATTGGTCAGCGTAGCTTTTTTGCTGCCAGCCATTGGCGGCTGCAATTTTTCTGAATCGAAACTGGTGACCGTGTGCGAAGAAGTTTTGAAATTGAGACTTTTGGCGCCGTCGGGATACAAGCGGATCGAAATCAAAGAATCCGAAGAACCTCTCAGCCGCGCTGACTACAAACGCTATCTGGCCAGGGACGAATATGGGCCGCTCATCCAGGGAGCCATGATGAAGGATTTTGACCGAGGCCGTGTAAAACCTCGCATGTTTGAGGTTCTTATAACTTACGATGCTCCTAACGCCTATGGCACACCAATTCGCGGCACCACCATATGTCAGTATCCAACTGACAATGAAAACACCTCCAGAGCGGACCGTCTCTACGTAATGGTTGACGGCAAAACGAACGCGGAGTGGTTAGAGACGCAGCGCTAAGAAAAGCGGGCGACTATGAGGTTTCAGCTACTTCTGACTGCATTCTCCCTGTGCCCCCTATACGGGATGAGTTCGCGACACATTCAGACGGCCGTTCAGCTGAAGTAACGGCATCCGCATTGGCACTCCTTAAAATTTCTGAGAGACACTTATGGACGTTTGGCTAAAGGCTTTGATCGCAACTGCATGCATAGTGGTAATCGCGAGCGCCGCGATTGTCGGCGGTGTTGTTGGCTGGCAATACTACCAGGCATGGCAGGAGGAGAAGGCTGCCAAGCTTGCCGAACGAAAATTCAAATGCACTGATGCATTGAGAGAAGAAGTCCGTGCGAAAGCAGGAGAAAAGACGTACGGTTCACTAGCTCTCATGGTTGCTGAAGCAGATAGTTGCCGAGCGGAGTTTCCTGATATTCGAGCCTCGTTCTGCTTTCGTCTCTGGAAAGACGTAAAGCTATTCAATGCGGGGGCAACTACCGACTTTTTCGACAAAATGACCTCTGCGGCGGTCAAAGAGGTTGACGCGTGCAACCAAGAATTTGGCTACGCTGAGCCAGAAAAGAAGCCTCTTCCTCAAAACACGAGTGAGTGGAAAGCGGCCACACCATCAAAACCTGCGGCGGCGTTAACAATGGTGGCAACCTGTGAAGCCGCACTGAAATTCCGCCTTGGTTCATCAGCTACCTACACGCAAGTTGATCATTCCAAAGCCCAATTTCCAATGGGTCGCAGTTCGTTCGCAAGCTACCTTGAAAAGACCGACGACAGCCCTTCGATGCGGGAAGAGAAGCTGAAGCAATTCGATCAAGGCGTTCTGAGACCGGTAGAGTTTTATGTCTACTTGAGCACAAACGCCATCGTCCAAAGCCGATATCAGCGGATTGAAGCGGCCTGCAGCTACGTCGGCATACAAGGTACTGACGCCGGCGCTGCCGTAGACAATGTGAGACTTACCTACTGAAATTCTATGGCAAACCCCTCTAGCCCGCCTCCCGCGCCCTGATCGCCTCCGTCTCCTCCTCCACCGCCTGGCAATAGCGCCCATCCATCGCCTTTAGCACGACGATGTCCTCGCGGCGCAGTAGGTTGCCGGTCAGCTGCAGCCAGGCGAGCATTTCTTGGTGGGAGAGCGGCGCCGGGCCGGAAAAGCCGGGGGCCTGCGCCGAACGCAGGTCCCAGAACCAGTCCCAGAGCGCATGGCCGGCCTCCGGCACCTCGGCCTCCGGGCTGACAAGCTCGAAGGCCTCGTTGCGTTCCCGCCGGGTCTCGCCGTTTGCATCGCGCACGCAATCATAGCGTGCGACGATCCTTACGGCTTCTGAAAGCCCTTCGGCAAGCTCTTCATAAAATTTGCGCGGTCCTCCGAGGCGCCGGCCACCTGATCGTAGATCCAGCCGGCTTCCTCGACGACTTCGCGGGCCTTCTCGAAGGAGAGCACCGGCTGCTCGCCCTTCCACTGCTGCTCGCCCCAGCTCCAGGAGGCGATGGCGGCGGCCGCCTTATCGAGATATTCGGCCTCGACCTTGCTGGTGGTCAGCTTCTTCTTGCGGCTGGCGAGGAAGCGGTCGCTATGCTGGCGAACGATCTTCTTCACCTCGTTGCTCTCGGCCGAGCGGATCATGAAGGAGATGCCGAGCGGCTCCTCGGTGGCCGGATGCAGGAGCTGCAGCTCGAAGAGATCTTCGGAATTGACGAGACTGGAGATATCCAAGGGAACACCTTATCGGTTGGAACATGTGGGAGTGGCCGCGCGCCGCAGGAGAGCGACGCGCAAGATCGGTAAGATGGTGCTTACGGCGTGGTGACGGGGTCGACGCGGATCGGCAGCTGGTTGAGGCCGATCTTGAACTTCTCCAGATCGAAATCGTCGGAGCCGCCGCCGGGATAGAGCGGGCCGGAAACGACGCCGCGCGAATAGAACACCGTGTTGGTCTTGCCCTGCGGCGCGTCGTTGCGCTCGACCTTGATCGCCATGTTGTTGACGTTAAGCGGATCGCCGAAAACGCGCAGGATGTCCTGACCCGGATCGTCGGCGATGGAGGCAACTTCGAGCTCCGGATCGCCGGCGTTGGAAACGCCCTTTTGCTTCTGCTGCACCGGTTCATCCAGCGTATCGTAGTGGTTGATGGTGGAGTCCGAGCCGAAATCGCCGACCTTGCCGACCTTGCCGACCTGCACCCAGGTCAGCGCGGCATAGGCGCTGGCCGTCAGGTCGGTATTCTGGGGCGTCTCGCATACGTAGACTTTCGAGCCCTTCTTCGTGCTTTTGTTCGCCATGGATCATGTCTCCGGTTCAAAGGCGGTGTAGGGAATGGTGACCGGTATCTGCACCCGGTCATCCTCTTGGATCGGGCCTGTGGCCCACGGCTCGCCACTGATCGTGATCTTCACGCCAGAGGCGAACAGCGTCTTGTTGTTGAAATGGTCGATGACCTGGCCGGCGGCATCGAGTGGCTTGATCAGCCCGCCGCCGGCCTTCCAATAGACGGAAACCTGCAGAAGCCCGAGCTTCTGCTGCGGATCGTCGCCCAGCGTTACCTGCCGGGGACGGTTGGGCAGGTAGCTGACGGCCAGATAGTTATCCGGCTTTTCTTGCCCCGCCGGCGGGAAGGCAATGCCCGGCTGCGCCACCGGCAATGGCGGCTGGAATTGGAGTGCGGCCAGATGGTCCAGCAGCGCAGCCAGAATGAGAGCGTCCGTTGCCGTCGCCATGCGTCACCTTGTCTAGATTGTTGAGATTTCGGGGGATCAGTCCGCCGTGTCGCGCGCGGCGCGCTCGACGATGTCAGGCCACTGGCGCGCCGCAAGCCGCACCATGCCCTGCCCCGCCTGCCCATCCTTGCCATACTCGACTGCGGCGGCGTGCGGCGCGGTGAAACCCATATGGATCATGCCGCCCAACGGCACGCCTAGACCGGCCAGATTGACCGGCTGGCCTTCATTAGATTTCTCCGTATCCCCGCTTTGTCGCGGCGAGGCGGAGACCCGGAAGGAATTGACAAGTTCGCCGGAGGCTACCGGCGTTGCCTCGACGATCGCCTCAGCCAGCCGCTGTACGGAGAGGTTCACCACCTCTTCCATGCGGCGCTTGGTCCGCTCGGCCCAGGCGGCAATATCGGTGGAAAAATTAGAGGAAGCCATGTCGATTGCCCCTTGATAGGGTTATGCACCATCGGCGGCGTCGCCCGGTGAAGAGCCACGCCGCTCGAAATTCAAAAGGGTAAGATGGCCGTAACGGGCGCGAACGGCAGGTTTGGTCGTTCGAGATTCGCCCTTCGCCCCGCCACTCCTCTCAATTCCCGGCAACGGTGAAACCCGATTGAGCAGCAGGATGACACGCGCCAACAGCCAAAGCGTCAGGATCGTCTTGAAACGCACCAGCACCTTCATCGCCGCACCTGCAGCTGCCAAAAGACAACCGTCCCGCCCGGCGACAGCGGCTGGATATCGATGATCGCATGCTCGATGCCGCCGATCAGCACCTTGTCGGCCAATGTCGGCGTGATCGACAGTCCCTCGATCGAGAGATAGACCATGCGATCCCCGCGCTGGATCAGCGTATCGGCGATATACGACTGACTCTGATCGAGATCGACAAGCGAGCAGGCAAAGTCCTCGCTCGTCTGCACCGGATCATAGTCCGGCCCCGTATTCGTGATGCGACGCAGACTGCCCTTCTGGCCGAACTTGGCGATCAGCCGCGCGGCAGTCGCGCGGGTTTTGGCATAGTCGAAAGCGGCCATCACACCACCAGGATGCCCGGCAGAACCGGACGCAAGAAGGGATAGAGCAAACCGTCAAGAATGGTCATGACTGGCCTTGCCGAGGAAATGATGTCGGCGGGCGAACCGGCCGCAACATATTCCGTCTCCAGCGGCCCGACCTTTTCGCGTTTGACGGTCTGCGCTGCAGTGACCACTGGGTTCAGGCTGCCGGGTTCGGCAAGCTCGACAGCGGCCGCCTCATAGGCAGCGTAAGTAATCGGCAATGGCACGATATCTTCGGGAATGGCCTCGCCATTGGCCGTCATGGCCGCCTTGCGCGGCCACGACAGAGCCTGGTCATAACCACCGGCGCGAAAGCCGGGAAAACGCGGCTCGTACAAGCCGTCTACGACCTGAGAGCCGCGTACCAGGGCTGCCGTGCGCTCATCTTCTCCGGCGGCCCCCCAGGCTGCGCTGCCCCGATCGACAAAATAGGTATTGGCAGCATCGAGCGTGCCATAGAAAGC is part of the Rhizobium sp. CB3090 genome and harbors:
- a CDS encoding phage tail terminator-like protein produces the protein MATATDALILAALLDHLAALQFQPPLPVAQPGIAFPPAGQEKPDNYLAVSYLPNRPRQVTLGDDPQQKLGLLQVSVYWKAGGGLIKPLDAAGQVIDHFNNKTLFASGVKITISGEPWATGPIQEDDRVQIPVTIPYTAFEPET
- a CDS encoding HK97 gp10 family phage protein — protein: MASSNFSTDIAAWAERTKRRMEEVVNLSVQRLAEAIVEATPVASGELVNSFRVSASPRQSGDTEKSNEGQPVNLAGLGVPLGGMIHMGFTAPHAAAVEYGKDGQAGQGMVRLAARQWPDIVERAARDTAD
- a CDS encoding DnaT-like ssDNA-binding protein produces the protein MSAAFYGTLDAANTYFVDRGSAAWGAAGEDERTAALVRGSQVVDGLYEPRFPGFRAGGYDQALSWPRKAAMTANGEAIPEDIVPLPITYAAYEAAAVELAEPGSLNPVVTAAQTVKREKVGPLETEYVAAGSPADIISSARPVMTILDGLLYPFLRPVLPGILVV